In one Saimiri boliviensis isolate mSaiBol1 chromosome 19, mSaiBol1.pri, whole genome shotgun sequence genomic region, the following are encoded:
- the CD1B gene encoding T-cell surface glycoprotein CD1b, which translates to MLLLPFQLLAVLLPGGDSEHAFQGPTSFHVIQTSSFTNSTWAQTQGSGWLDDLQIHGWDSDSGTAIFLKPWSKGNFSDTEMAEIEEIFRVYLFGFAREVQDFAGDFQMKYPFEIQGIAGCELHAGGAIVSFLRGAFEGRDFLSVKNASCVPSPEGGSRAQKVCALIMQYQGIMEIVRLLLYKTCPRYLLGVLNAGKADLQRKVKPEAWLSSGPSPGPGRLLLVCHVSGFYPKPVWVMWMRGEQEQPGTQRGDVLPNANWTWYLRATLDVPAGEAAGLSCRVKHSSLEGQDIILYWRSPTSIGSIIWAIMVPSLILLLCLALWYIRRRSYQNIP; encoded by the exons ATGCTGCTGCTGCCATTTCAACTGTTAGCTGTTCTCCTTCCCGGTGGTGACAGTGAACATG CGTTCCAGGGGCCGACCTCCTTTCATGTCATCCAGACCTCGTCCTTTACCAACAGTACCTGGGCACAAACTCAAGGCTCAGGCTGGTTGGATGATTTGCAGATTCATGGCTGGGATAGTGACTCAGGCACTGCCATATTCCTGAAGCCTTGGTCTAAAGGTAACTTTAGTGATACGGAGATGGCTGAGATAGAGGAGATATTCCGAGTCTACCTCTTTGGATTCGCTCGGGAAGTACAAGACTTTGCCGGTGATTTCCAGATGAAAT ACCCCTTTGAGATCCAGGGCATAGCAGGCTGTGAGCTACATGCTGGAGGTGCCATAGTAAGCTTCCTAAGGGGAGCTTTTGAAGGACGGGATTTCCTGAGTGTCAAGAATGCTTCATGTGTGCCTTCCCCAGAAGGTGGCAGCAGGGCACAGAAGGTCTGCGCACTAATCATGCAATATCAAGGTATCATGGAAATCGTGAGGCTTCTCCTCTACAAAACCTGCCCCCGATATCTATTGGGCGTCCTCAATGCAGGAAAAGCAGATCTGCAAAGAAAAG TGAAGCCTGAGGCCTGGCTGTCCAGTGGCCCCAGTCCTGGCCCTGGCCGTCTGCTGCTGGTGTGCCATGTCTCAGGATTCTACCCAAAGCCCGTGTGGGTGATGTGGATGCGGGGTGAGCAGGAGCAGCCAGGCACTCAACGAGGGGACGTCCTGCCCAATGCTAACTGGACATGGTATCTCCGAGCAACCCTGGATGTGCCAGCTGGGGAGGCGGCTGGCCTGTCTTGTCGAGTAAAGCACAGCAGTTTAGAGGGCCAGGACATCATCCTCTACTGGA GAAGCCCCACCTCCATTGGCTCGATCATCTGGGCAATAATGGTGCCTTCCTTGATCCTTTTGCTATGCCTTGCGTTATGGTATATAAGGCGCCG ATCGTATCAGAATATCCCATGA
- the CD1E gene encoding T-cell surface glycoprotein CD1e, membrane-associated isoform X1 produces MLLLLLLFEGLCCPGENTAAPQALQSHRLAAEEPLAFRMLQTSSFANCSWAHSEGSGWLGDLQTHGWDTVLGTIRFLKPWSHGSFSQQELKNLQSLLQLYFHGFIRVVQAYAGHFQFEYPFEIQVSAGCRMNAPQIFLNVAYQGLDFLSLQGISWEPSPGAGIQAQNVCKELNRYLDFKEILQSLLGHTCPRFLAGLMEAGESELKRKVKPEAWLSHGPSARPGHLLLVCHVSGFYPKSVWVMWMRGEQEQRGTQRGDVLPNADETWYLRATLDVATGEAAGLSCRVKHSSLEGHDLIIHWGGYSILLILIYLTVIVTLVILVVLDSWFKKQSSNKNIPHTPSPVFPMGANTQDIKNSRHQLGLAQVLWIKNRLLEKWKTRIDQLW; encoded by the exons ATGCTGCTGCTACTCCTCCTCTTCGAAGGACTCTGCTGTCCTGGGGAAAATACAGCAG ctcccCAGGCTCTACAATCCCATCGTCTAGCAGCAGAGGAACCCCTGGCCTTCCGCATGCTCCAAACTTCCTCCTTTGCCAACTGCAGCTGGGCACACAGTGAGGGCTCAGGATGGCTGGGCGACCTGCAGACTCATGGCTGGGACACTGTCTTGGGCACCATCCGCTTTCTGAAGCCCTGGTCCCACGGAAGCTTCAGCCAGCAGGAGCTGAAAAACTTACAGTCACTGCTCCAGTTATACTTCCACGGTTTTATCCGGGTAGTGCAAGCTTATGCTGGTCATTTTCAGTTTGAAT ACCCCTTCGAGATCCAGGTATCAGCTGGCTGTAGAATGAATGCCCCACAAATCTTCTTAAATGTGGCATATCAAGGATTAGATTTCCTGAGTCTCCAAGGAATTTCCTGGGAGCCATCTCCAGGAGCAGGGATCCAGGCCCAGAACGTCTGTAAAGAGCTCAATCGCTACctagattttaaagaaatactgcAAAGCCTTCTGGGTCACACCTGTCCTCGATTTCTGGCGGGGCTCATGGAAGCAGGGGAGTCAGAACTGAAACGAAAAG TGAAGCCAGAGGCCTGGCTGTCCCATGGCCCCAGTGCCAGGCCTGGTCATCTGCTGCTGGTGTGCCATGTCTCAGGATTCTACCCAAAGTCCGTGTGGGTGATGTGGATGCGGGGTGAGCAGGAGCAGCGGGGCACTCAGCGAGGGGACGTCCTGCCTAACGCTGACGAGACATGGTATCTCCGAGCAACCCTGGATGTGGCGACTGGGGAGGCCGCTGGCCTATCCTGTCGGGTGAAGCACAGCAGTCTAGAGGGCCATGATCTAATCATCCACTGGG GTGGATATTCCATCCTTCTCATCCTGATCTATTTGACTGTGATAGTTACCCTGGTCATATTGGTGGTACTTGACTCATGGTTTAAAAAACAGAG TTCAAATAAGAACATTCCCCATACACCCAGCCCTGTCTTTCCCATGGGAGCCAACACTCAGGACATCAAGAATTCAAGACATCAGTTAGGCTTGGCACAAGTATTGTGGATCAAAAACAGACTCTTGGAGAAGTGGAAGACTCGCATAGATCAACTCTGGTGA
- the CD1E gene encoding T-cell surface glycoprotein CD1e, membrane-associated isoform X2, translating into MLLLLLLFEGLCCPGENTAAPQALQSHRLAAEEPLAFRMLQTSSFANCSWAHSEGSGWLGDLQTHGWDTVLGTIRFLKPWSHGSFSQQELKNLQSLLQLYFHGFIRVVQAYAGHFQFEYPFEIQVSAGCRMNAPQIFLNVAYQGLDFLSLQGISWEPSPGAGIQAQNVCKELNRYLDFKEILQSLLGHTCPRFLAGLMEAGESELKRKVKPEAWLSHGPSARPGHLLLVCHVSGFYPKSVWVMWMRGEQEQRGTQRGDVLPNADETWWIFHPSHPDLFDCDSYPGHIGGT; encoded by the exons ATGCTGCTGCTACTCCTCCTCTTCGAAGGACTCTGCTGTCCTGGGGAAAATACAGCAG ctcccCAGGCTCTACAATCCCATCGTCTAGCAGCAGAGGAACCCCTGGCCTTCCGCATGCTCCAAACTTCCTCCTTTGCCAACTGCAGCTGGGCACACAGTGAGGGCTCAGGATGGCTGGGCGACCTGCAGACTCATGGCTGGGACACTGTCTTGGGCACCATCCGCTTTCTGAAGCCCTGGTCCCACGGAAGCTTCAGCCAGCAGGAGCTGAAAAACTTACAGTCACTGCTCCAGTTATACTTCCACGGTTTTATCCGGGTAGTGCAAGCTTATGCTGGTCATTTTCAGTTTGAAT ACCCCTTCGAGATCCAGGTATCAGCTGGCTGTAGAATGAATGCCCCACAAATCTTCTTAAATGTGGCATATCAAGGATTAGATTTCCTGAGTCTCCAAGGAATTTCCTGGGAGCCATCTCCAGGAGCAGGGATCCAGGCCCAGAACGTCTGTAAAGAGCTCAATCGCTACctagattttaaagaaatactgcAAAGCCTTCTGGGTCACACCTGTCCTCGATTTCTGGCGGGGCTCATGGAAGCAGGGGAGTCAGAACTGAAACGAAAAG TGAAGCCAGAGGCCTGGCTGTCCCATGGCCCCAGTGCCAGGCCTGGTCATCTGCTGCTGGTGTGCCATGTCTCAGGATTCTACCCAAAGTCCGTGTGGGTGATGTGGATGCGGGGTGAGCAGGAGCAGCGGGGCACTCAGCGAGGGGACGTCCTGCCTAACGCTGACGAGACATG GTGGATATTCCATCCTTCTCATCCTGATCTATTTGACTGTGATAGTTACCCTGGTCATATTGGTGGTACTTGA